A window of the Rhodoluna limnophila genome harbors these coding sequences:
- a CDS encoding putative bifunctional diguanylate cyclase/phosphodiesterase: MSESTKAKPNAKKNIFRVKVGHVLLGLIAFGSLVGLMLYSLTALSAHELDKRALLNQEGDASAMTFVQRESFNVLLDFHEWTMGEMSAREVQISRAMLGQRLSVVTESGQATFDLTEESYRDALVELDQIIMQIADVPDAERVEFEQGIEGKIDDFASETRYLSQTFEALTEAQTEATVAERVQAEVIQAVLLAIGMLAGGALGAWVTVDIVRGFRTVQRKIQQQRENLEWTRNRLLLVQKVDEKCRELIRSIHIGKPTEVLLAELKEYLFSLATDLWLDVEIDNGEITKFELIKDPASDISDEDREFMHHRMNEVLQAALSRDVQDQVLTFEREYDNLTGLPNRNLFTATIENKVRECANSQVVAIMLIDIDRFRDVNGSLGYEAGDVLLREVADHIGRFKSGNEHAARLSGDEFGFAGVFESREAAAARAAELIEDLKFSTTLAGLDSVVTSSVGVAISEPGSADATELARCASLAIYLAKAEGERSGFTIFSPTEHEAMLTTWQEEIAVRNALRSVEFVMHFQPIVSLETHKPVGVEALIRWERPGHGLVPPDQFLPIVNRAGLTAELGSEVLRESLATWSRTISRVFTKLDLPTPYVSINVEVAQLEDPSFVQFVLTQAANAHVPTTAIVLEVTEHTLAAGDVVLGQLQRLREAGVRIALDDFGTGYSNLGQAQKMPLDILKIDKSFLEAVDTDDRSHRMVSDVTNMAKGQNLKVTAEGIESQLVAELLAGMTVDYGQGYHFSKALPEADLERWLDNFS; encoded by the coding sequence ATGAGTGAATCCACCAAGGCCAAACCTAACGCGAAGAAGAATATCTTCCGCGTTAAGGTCGGTCACGTCTTGCTGGGGCTTATTGCCTTTGGCTCTTTGGTGGGTCTCATGCTCTACTCGCTTACCGCTCTAAGTGCGCACGAACTAGACAAGCGGGCCCTGCTGAATCAAGAGGGTGATGCCTCGGCAATGACCTTTGTGCAGCGCGAGTCATTTAACGTGCTGCTAGATTTTCACGAGTGGACCATGGGCGAAATGTCAGCCCGCGAGGTGCAGATTAGCAGGGCGATGCTGGGGCAGAGACTTTCGGTGGTCACAGAGTCGGGTCAAGCAACTTTTGACTTGACTGAAGAAAGCTACCGAGATGCTTTGGTCGAACTTGACCAGATCATCATGCAGATTGCGGATGTTCCAGATGCTGAACGTGTGGAGTTTGAGCAGGGAATTGAAGGCAAAATCGATGACTTTGCCAGCGAAACCCGTTATTTGAGCCAGACCTTTGAGGCTTTGACCGAGGCCCAGACTGAGGCCACAGTGGCTGAGCGAGTGCAGGCCGAGGTTATTCAGGCCGTGCTGCTGGCAATCGGTATGCTTGCCGGTGGTGCGCTAGGCGCCTGGGTGACCGTTGATATTGTTCGCGGTTTCCGCACTGTGCAGCGCAAGATTCAGCAGCAGCGCGAAAACCTGGAGTGGACTCGCAACCGCCTTTTGCTGGTGCAAAAAGTTGACGAAAAGTGCCGCGAGCTGATCCGCAGCATTCACATCGGCAAGCCAACTGAGGTTTTGCTGGCCGAGCTCAAGGAATACCTCTTCTCGTTGGCTACCGACTTGTGGCTAGATGTTGAAATCGACAACGGTGAGATCACTAAGTTTGAGTTGATCAAGGACCCAGCGTCAGACATCAGTGATGAAGACCGCGAGTTTATGCACCACCGAATGAACGAGGTTTTGCAGGCTGCGTTGTCTCGCGATGTTCAGGATCAGGTGCTGACCTTTGAGCGCGAGTACGACAATCTCACTGGGTTGCCAAACCGCAACCTCTTTACCGCGACTATTGAGAACAAGGTGCGTGAGTGCGCCAATTCACAGGTGGTTGCCATCATGCTGATCGACATCGATAGATTCCGCGATGTCAACGGCTCACTTGGCTACGAAGCCGGAGACGTTTTGCTTCGTGAAGTAGCTGATCACATTGGTCGTTTCAAGTCAGGCAATGAGCATGCTGCCCGACTATCGGGCGACGAGTTTGGTTTTGCGGGTGTTTTTGAATCTCGCGAGGCGGCCGCAGCAAGAGCAGCTGAACTTATTGAAGACCTAAAATTCTCAACCACCTTGGCCGGCCTCGATTCAGTGGTTACCAGCAGCGTTGGTGTTGCAATTTCTGAACCGGGATCAGCTGATGCAACTGAACTTGCCCGCTGTGCCTCACTGGCAATCTATCTAGCCAAAGCTGAGGGCGAGCGCTCGGGCTTCACCATCTTCTCGCCAACCGAGCACGAGGCAATGCTCACTACCTGGCAAGAAGAAATCGCGGTTAGAAATGCCCTGCGATCTGTTGAGTTTGTCATGCACTTCCAGCCGATTGTCTCGCTCGAGACTCACAAGCCGGTTGGTGTTGAGGCACTAATCCGTTGGGAGCGCCCGGGTCACGGACTAGTACCGCCAGACCAATTCTTGCCCATTGTGAACCGTGCCGGTCTGACTGCAGAACTCGGCAGTGAGGTTCTGCGTGAATCTCTAGCCACTTGGTCTCGAACCATTTCGAGGGTGTTCACGAAGCTGGATTTGCCGACTCCATACGTATCGATCAACGTTGAGGTTGCCCAGCTCGAGGACCCGAGTTTTGTGCAGTTTGTTCTGACCCAAGCGGCCAATGCACACGTGCCCACCACCGCCATTGTGCTTGAGGTAACCGAGCACACTCTGGCCGCCGGAGACGTGGTTTTGGGCCAGCTGCAGCGCCTTCGCGAGGCTGGAGTGCGTATTGCTCTTGACGACTTTGGTACCGGCTATTCAAACCTTGGGCAGGCGCAAAAGATGCCTCTCGATATTCTTAAGATCGACAAATCTTTCCTTGAGGCAGTAGACACCGATGACCGCAGTCACCGCATGGTTTCAGACGTAACCAACATGGCCAAGGGGCAAAACCTAAAGGTTACCGCTGAGGGCATCGAGAGCCAATTGGTCGCTGAGTTGCTAGCGGGCATGACCGTTGATTACGGCCAGGGTTACCACTTCAGTAAGGCTTTGCCTGAGGCTGACCTAGAGCGCTGGTTAGACAACTTTTCGTAG
- a CDS encoding DUF2256 domain-containing protein, translating into MPVAKTKNGFEPKICERCGLPFEWRKKWARDWANVKYCSQKCKG; encoded by the coding sequence ATGCCGGTAGCCAAAACAAAGAATGGGTTTGAACCCAAAATCTGCGAACGCTGTGGTCTGCCTTTTGAATGGCGCAAAAAATGGGCTCGCGACTGGGCCAACGTAAAGTACTGCTCACAGAAGTGCAAGGGCTAG
- a CDS encoding cryptochrome/photolyase family protein: MQGLEALANLAAAGKPTRLLYIAHDHLNFDHGVLKTADPNTDALVLVESQRMITGRPWHKERLFFLLSSARHFVAEAEARGFTVRYIQAPTTIDGLKATRAEFGDLPIQCAEPSSFRQYQHLKDFGVEFVENDLFLTTRRLFDLWAQKQKSFVMENFYRAQRVRLGILVNNGEPEGGRWNYDAENRLPPPKNYTWPAYLTHERDDIDAAVAAQLGHEPTDAWATTRVGAQRQLANFIEHHLAGFGPYEDAVAADNWALHHSLLSPYLNNGLLHASEVVAAVVDASRAGRAPIESVEAFVRQVIGWREYINGMYWFLGEDYRNLNRLNADRKLLPLFNDSSKTQMNCVRSVVADVEARAWTHHIPRLMILSNLALVTGTNPQQFLDWMREQFIDAAEWVMVPNIIGMATHADGGLLMTKPYAAGGAYLSRMTQHCKSCVYDPKKRVGTDACPFTTLYWDFLERHKDTFVKNHRMSQQVFGLKRLSDLPELQERAQEVLAGLDAGTI; this comes from the coding sequence GTGCAAGGGCTAGAAGCATTGGCTAATTTGGCTGCAGCTGGCAAACCAACCCGCCTGCTCTACATCGCCCACGACCACCTGAATTTTGATCACGGTGTTCTAAAAACGGCAGACCCAAACACTGATGCCCTGGTGCTCGTCGAAAGCCAGCGCATGATCACTGGGCGCCCTTGGCACAAAGAGCGCCTCTTCTTCTTACTGTCATCAGCACGACACTTTGTGGCTGAGGCCGAGGCCCGCGGATTCACTGTTCGCTACATCCAAGCACCAACCACCATCGATGGCCTCAAGGCCACCCGCGCTGAATTTGGTGACCTACCGATCCAATGTGCCGAGCCATCATCGTTTCGTCAGTATCAGCACCTCAAAGATTTTGGTGTTGAGTTTGTTGAAAACGACCTATTTCTAACCACTCGCAGGTTGTTTGATCTGTGGGCGCAGAAGCAAAAATCATTTGTGATGGAGAACTTCTATCGAGCCCAGCGCGTGCGCCTTGGCATCTTGGTTAACAACGGTGAACCAGAGGGTGGGCGTTGGAATTACGATGCCGAGAACCGCTTGCCGCCACCAAAGAATTACACCTGGCCGGCGTACCTTACCCACGAGCGTGACGACATCGATGCCGCAGTTGCTGCACAGCTGGGCCACGAGCCTACCGATGCTTGGGCCACCACCCGAGTGGGTGCACAAAGACAACTAGCCAACTTCATCGAGCACCACCTGGCCGGTTTTGGTCCTTATGAAGACGCAGTCGCGGCTGACAACTGGGCTCTGCACCACTCGCTGCTCAGCCCGTATCTCAACAACGGTTTGCTTCACGCCAGCGAGGTTGTTGCCGCCGTGGTTGATGCCTCTCGAGCCGGCAGAGCCCCGATTGAATCGGTCGAGGCTTTTGTTCGACAGGTCATCGGTTGGCGCGAATACATCAATGGAATGTATTGGTTTTTGGGCGAGGATTACCGAAACCTCAACCGGCTCAATGCTGATCGCAAACTCTTGCCGCTGTTCAACGATTCTTCTAAAACTCAGATGAACTGCGTGCGCTCAGTGGTCGCCGATGTTGAGGCGCGCGCCTGGACCCATCACATTCCGCGCCTGATGATTCTGAGTAATTTGGCATTAGTTACCGGCACAAACCCGCAGCAATTTTTGGACTGGATGCGCGAGCAGTTTATCGATGCTGCTGAATGGGTAATGGTGCCAAACATCATCGGTATGGCGACTCATGCTGATGGTGGTTTGCTAATGACCAAGCCTTACGCTGCTGGTGGCGCTTATCTCAGCCGCATGACTCAGCACTGCAAGTCGTGTGTCTACGACCCTAAAAAGCGGGTTGGCACCGATGCCTGCCCGTTCACCACTTTGTACTGGGATTTCCTTGAGCGGCACAAAGATACGTTCGTAAAGAACCATCGAATGAGCCAGCAGGTGTTTGGGCTTAAGCGCCTAAGCGATTTGCCTGAGCTGCAAGAGCGCGCCCAAGAGGTGCTTGCCGGGCTCGACGCCGGCACAATCTAG
- a CDS encoding zinc ribbon domain-containing protein, which translates to MSKQCQSCGMPLQTKKAGDCRGTEADGSRSDKWCSLCYADGKFLQPNCTVTEMQAIVDQALIENGSGRMMRFLAKKQIPTLERWKA; encoded by the coding sequence ATGAGCAAACAATGCCAAAGCTGCGGCATGCCGCTGCAGACTAAAAAGGCTGGCGACTGCCGAGGCACTGAAGCCGATGGAAGCCGCAGCGATAAGTGGTGTTCACTCTGCTACGCCGACGGAAAGTTTTTACAACCAAACTGCACGGTTACTGAAATGCAGGCGATTGTTGACCAGGCGCTAATTGAAAATGGCAGCGGCCGGATGATGCGCTTTCTGGCCAAAAAACAGATTCCGACTCTTGAACGCTGGAAGGCCTGA
- a CDS encoding response regulator transcription factor — MRALRVLFVENDAALLGLLAVSLRAHPAIDSVITASSSSEAFAENISMVDVALLDVGLGSHSLSGIELGLELRARNSNIGIVLYSQLISASFTDSLPQDSGYGWSMIQKSADLSIDYLVNVLNSTAKGLNIIDPKVRLNAAAVATTGGLSALTAKQRQIMALAASGLDAVEIANQLGFAPVTIRQDLSKVYKVLVPNPKPGTDLRTTAVLNYLRESRSTEFNV; from the coding sequence ATGAGAGCACTCAGAGTTCTGTTCGTTGAGAACGACGCCGCGCTGCTCGGTCTGCTTGCCGTTTCTCTCCGCGCTCACCCGGCCATCGATTCAGTCATCACCGCGTCATCATCGAGTGAAGCATTTGCCGAGAACATCAGCATGGTAGACGTAGCCCTGCTTGATGTTGGTCTCGGCAGCCACTCGCTCTCGGGCATTGAGCTTGGCCTAGAGTTGCGTGCCCGAAACTCAAACATCGGCATCGTCCTTTACTCGCAACTAATCTCAGCGTCCTTCACCGACTCACTTCCGCAAGATTCGGGGTACGGCTGGTCAATGATCCAAAAATCAGCGGACCTATCAATTGACTACTTGGTCAACGTGCTCAACTCAACCGCCAAAGGCCTAAACATTATTGACCCAAAGGTGAGGCTCAACGCTGCTGCAGTTGCCACCACCGGCGGCCTCAGCGCCCTGACTGCAAAGCAGCGGCAAATCATGGCGCTCGCGGCATCTGGTTTAGATGCAGTTGAAATTGCCAACCAACTCGGATTCGCACCGGTCACAATTCGTCAAGATTTATCCAAGGTTTATAAGGTGCTGGTGCCCAACCCAAAGCCGGGCACAGATCTTCGAACCACCGCCGTGCTAAATTACCTGCGTGAGAGCAGAAGCACTGAATTCAATGTCTAG
- a CDS encoding sensor histidine kinase, with protein MRAEALNSMSSRVQALFRALGPWPIRDKEIAFILSLFVLLSGSVVEMNVGDEATRLTAFQALQKMALPSVITAVVVFLTLRLGRTLLARFTGYQRLIYFSTAVLLGSLIVPMRWILIDVFDVRLNSDLADGFPLFWVTGLMYLAINASMGRSTAKLAAEVERTQTLLHELEGQRTKIVDAQEQVRKEIATYLHDGLQSQLVVLGLQMRNSIKNLPADQAAIANSFIEEIEHIRRVDVRKASQQLSPDLQQISVATAIRDIADRYSPEVKVAIGIDSAVQSPALPERTKLALYRIAEQVILNAAAHGQARNVWLSIASQGDCFDFQIANDGHLLIYPQQPGGGAAIISSWVDYLDGSWSLTQEAGQHVLFQAKLKFKTV; from the coding sequence GTGAGAGCAGAAGCACTGAATTCAATGTCTAGCCGAGTGCAGGCATTATTTAGGGCGCTTGGGCCGTGGCCGATTAGAGACAAAGAAATCGCATTTATCCTGAGCCTGTTTGTCTTGCTTTCGGGCTCGGTTGTCGAGATGAACGTTGGCGACGAAGCCACGCGCCTCACGGCTTTTCAGGCGTTGCAAAAGATGGCATTGCCTTCGGTAATTACCGCCGTCGTGGTTTTCTTGACTCTCCGTCTGGGGCGCACATTACTTGCCAGGTTCACCGGCTACCAGCGCCTGATTTACTTCTCAACAGCAGTACTTCTCGGCTCCCTCATTGTGCCAATGCGTTGGATTCTGATCGACGTGTTTGATGTCCGCCTCAACAGTGATTTAGCCGACGGCTTTCCGCTCTTCTGGGTCACAGGGCTTATGTACTTGGCAATCAATGCATCGATGGGCAGGTCCACAGCAAAGTTGGCTGCTGAGGTAGAGCGCACTCAAACTCTGCTCCACGAACTTGAGGGTCAGCGCACCAAGATTGTTGACGCCCAAGAGCAGGTTCGTAAAGAGATTGCCACCTATCTGCACGATGGCCTCCAGTCGCAGTTGGTTGTTCTGGGTTTGCAAATGCGCAACTCAATCAAAAATCTACCTGCCGACCAAGCAGCAATCGCCAACTCGTTTATCGAAGAAATTGAGCACATTCGCCGGGTTGATGTGCGCAAAGCTAGTCAGCAACTGTCGCCTGATCTGCAGCAAATCTCGGTGGCCACTGCCATCCGTGATATTGCCGACCGCTACTCACCAGAGGTCAAGGTTGCCATCGGTATTGACTCAGCGGTCCAATCGCCGGCCTTGCCAGAGCGCACCAAACTAGCGCTCTATCGAATTGCCGAGCAGGTTATTCTCAACGCCGCCGCGCACGGTCAGGCCCGCAACGTTTGGCTTTCAATTGCCTCGCAGGGTGACTGCTTTGATTTTCAGATTGCCAACGATGGTCACCTACTGATTTACCCGCAGCAACCAGGCGGTGGCGCGGCAATCATCAGCAGTTGGGTTGATTACCTCGATGGCTCGTGGTCATTAACTCAAGAGGCCGGCCAGCACGTGCTGTTTCAGGCCAAGCTCAAGTTCAAGACTGTTTAG
- a CDS encoding acyltransferase family protein encodes MAEQNRFTLLDGMRGFAALGVLSFHVVVLSIYPYLDSWYLLVDFFFVLSGFVLFPSMPQKIRSFPKDALRFVVKRVFRFWPMLLAVLLFTWAAHTYLIQAETILKPAPTFPDPNFTSELFVQSLLLMHIWVSAAIAMNWSLWSLSAEWFANLIFTPLTALKGFGIWLGIIAGYVMLWHGLNNDQDWIGNSSTFGSGPIREWEALGRAMLGFGLGLLVRKHFAVLSKIRNWWMFVISLAAGWLLFESHRFFQDDMVYWTTYFAGPVFALVVLQASQFNPSASGLWGRFLTFLGKMSFGIYAFHVVVSLNYDKFVPVAKGSPFPGDEQWTVYLITKIVMVSFISIMLAAGANWIFERPLQALGRKIVKAIR; translated from the coding sequence ATGGCCGAGCAGAACCGCTTTACGCTCCTTGATGGCATGCGCGGTTTTGCCGCCCTTGGCGTGCTGTCATTCCACGTAGTCGTATTGTCGATCTACCCGTACCTAGACTCCTGGTACCTGCTAGTTGACTTCTTCTTTGTACTGTCGGGCTTTGTGCTGTTTCCGTCAATGCCGCAGAAAATCCGCAGCTTTCCAAAAGATGCGCTGCGCTTCGTTGTAAAACGCGTCTTCAGATTCTGGCCAATGCTTTTGGCAGTACTGCTATTCACCTGGGCAGCCCACACCTATTTGATTCAGGCCGAGACCATTCTGAAGCCGGCACCGACCTTCCCGGACCCCAACTTCACCTCTGAACTATTTGTGCAGTCACTGCTGCTCATGCATATCTGGGTATCAGCAGCCATTGCCATGAACTGGTCACTATGGTCACTCTCAGCCGAGTGGTTTGCCAACCTGATTTTCACCCCACTCACCGCGCTCAAGGGCTTTGGTATCTGGCTCGGAATCATCGCCGGCTACGTCATGCTTTGGCACGGCCTAAATAATGACCAAGACTGGATTGGGAACTCGAGCACCTTTGGCTCGGGCCCGATTCGCGAGTGGGAGGCCCTGGGCCGCGCCATGCTTGGCTTTGGTTTGGGTCTGCTGGTTCGTAAGCACTTTGCAGTTTTGTCGAAGATTAGAAACTGGTGGATGTTTGTTATTTCACTAGCTGCAGGCTGGTTGCTGTTTGAATCACACCGATTCTTCCAGGACGACATGGTCTACTGGACCACTTACTTTGCCGGCCCGGTATTTGCCCTGGTGGTGCTTCAGGCATCTCAGTTCAACCCAAGTGCCAGTGGACTTTGGGGAAGGTTCTTGACCTTCTTGGGCAAGATGTCTTTTGGTATTTACGCATTCCACGTTGTGGTGTCTCTCAACTACGACAAGTTTGTGCCAGTAGCCAAGGGCTCACCATTCCCTGGTGATGAGCAGTGGACTGTTTATCTGATCACCAAGATTGTTATGGTCTCGTTCATCTCGATCATGCTTGCGGCCGGAGCCAACTGGATCTTCGAGCGCCCGCTGCAGGCCCTAGGTCGCAAGATAGTGAAGGCTATTCGCTAA
- a CDS encoding alpha-amylase family glycosyl hydrolase: protein MTGASILVYAERVGGNLGEIEKLLKGPLKDFSGIHVLPFFHPYDGDDAGFDPIDHKIVDPRLGNWADFKRISETHELTADLIVNHASALSPEFIDWQEKGDASEYAGLFLTFDTVFPNGGTEEGITSFYRPRPGMPFTAYEVAGKRRLVWTTFMPSQVDIDIKHEKGQNYLKSVLEALQSGGVKVVRLDAVGYAVKTPGTDSFMTPETLEFVEEITELIQSYGMRVLVEVHAHYTQQLDIAPLVDLIYDFQTAPLLLHSFFTGTVDRLDNWFKIRPNNCLNVLDTHDGYGVIDGGPINGRPGLITQDEMAFIFKKAEENTNGHSAIASVVPQWFTLPHQINATLPNIVANDTAYTIMRAVQFFLPGEPQVYYVGLFNGMDDVELFNKTEQGRDVNRHNYTPEEIAVALEQPVTKAIIALARLRNLPVFDGEFSWTVTGDSSLRMGWVNGDNSISLEFNTSVDAPEFVIEVKDASGTRSYDSVEALGNAE, encoded by the coding sequence ATGACTGGTGCCAGCATCCTGGTTTATGCAGAACGCGTTGGCGGCAATCTTGGGGAGATTGAGAAACTACTAAAGGGTCCACTAAAGGACTTCAGCGGCATTCACGTACTGCCGTTCTTTCACCCATACGACGGCGACGACGCCGGTTTTGACCCGATCGACCACAAGATTGTTGACCCACGTCTTGGAAACTGGGCTGATTTCAAGCGCATCTCAGAAACCCACGAGCTAACCGCTGACCTAATCGTTAACCACGCTTCAGCGCTGTCTCCAGAATTTATCGACTGGCAAGAAAAGGGCGATGCCTCTGAGTACGCCGGCCTGTTCTTGACCTTCGACACCGTGTTCCCTAACGGTGGCACCGAAGAGGGAATCACCTCTTTCTACCGCCCACGCCCGGGTATGCCGTTCACCGCATACGAGGTTGCTGGCAAGCGCCGCCTAGTGTGGACCACCTTCATGCCGTCACAGGTTGACATCGACATCAAGCACGAGAAGGGCCAGAACTACCTAAAGAGTGTTCTTGAGGCGCTTCAGTCGGGTGGCGTAAAGGTTGTTCGCCTTGACGCAGTCGGATACGCAGTCAAGACCCCGGGCACCGACTCATTCATGACCCCAGAGACCCTCGAGTTTGTTGAAGAGATCACCGAACTGATTCAGTCATACGGCATGCGCGTTTTGGTTGAGGTTCACGCTCACTACACCCAGCAGCTAGACATTGCTCCGCTGGTTGACCTGATCTATGACTTCCAGACCGCTCCCCTGCTATTGCACTCATTCTTTACCGGCACGGTTGACCGCCTAGACAACTGGTTCAAGATTCGCCCAAACAACTGCCTCAACGTGCTCGACACCCACGACGGCTACGGAGTTATCGATGGTGGGCCAATCAACGGCCGCCCAGGTTTGATTACCCAGGATGAAATGGCGTTCATCTTCAAGAAGGCCGAAGAAAACACCAACGGTCACTCGGCAATTGCATCGGTTGTGCCGCAGTGGTTCACCCTGCCTCACCAGATCAACGCCACCTTGCCAAACATCGTGGCTAATGACACCGCCTACACAATCATGCGTGCGGTCCAGTTCTTCTTGCCAGGTGAGCCTCAGGTTTACTACGTAGGTCTTTTCAACGGCATGGATGACGTTGAGCTATTCAACAAGACCGAGCAGGGCCGTGACGTGAACCGCCACAACTACACCCCTGAAGAAATTGCGGTTGCCCTAGAGCAGCCGGTAACCAAGGCAATCATCGCTTTGGCTCGCCTACGCAACCTGCCTGTCTTTGATGGCGAGTTCTCTTGGACAGTAACCGGCGACAGCAGCTTGCGCATGGGTTGGGTGAACGGAGATAACTCAATCTCACTTGAGTTCAACACCTCAGTAGATGCGCCAGAGTTTGTGATTGAAGTCAAGGATGCCTCAGGCACCCGCAGCTATGACTCAGTTGAAGCACTAGGAAACGCAGAGTAA
- the rlmN gene encoding 23S rRNA (adenine(2503)-C(2))-methyltransferase RlmN, whose amino-acid sequence MSELRQVRPKTEGWKQQKDAEGKPLLMFAEPKRGKPPVHLVDMTAEERAAKMKELGMPAFRAKQIAAHYFTKYTSDPAEMTDLPAAGREELVAGMLPPLLTEVKRLQTDNGDTIKFLWRLFDGALVESVLMRYTGRITLCISSQAGCGMNCPFCATGQAGLTRNMSAAEIVEQVVRANQAIAAGELGGSKAKLADAPSRVTNIVFMGMGEPLANYSRVMTAVRTMVAPQPEGLGMSARGVTVSTVGLVPAIKKLAEENIPVTFALSLHAPDDELRDELIPVNSKWKVDEALDAARAYFDATGRRVSIEYALIKDMNDHAWRADLLAEKLNARGKGWVHVNPIPLNPTPGSIWTASTRDVTDEFVRRLEKAGVPTTLRDTRGKEIDGACGQLAAAD is encoded by the coding sequence ATGTCTGAACTACGGCAGGTGCGCCCGAAGACCGAGGGTTGGAAGCAGCAAAAAGACGCTGAGGGCAAGCCACTACTGATGTTTGCTGAGCCAAAGCGCGGCAAACCTCCGGTTCACTTGGTCGACATGACCGCTGAAGAACGCGCTGCCAAAATGAAGGAACTTGGCATGCCGGCCTTCCGTGCCAAGCAAATTGCCGCCCACTACTTCACCAAATACACCAGCGATCCAGCTGAGATGACTGACCTCCCGGCTGCCGGTCGCGAAGAGTTGGTGGCCGGAATGTTGCCTCCTCTGCTTACAGAAGTAAAGCGCTTACAGACCGATAACGGTGACACCATCAAGTTCTTGTGGCGCCTATTTGACGGCGCTTTGGTCGAGTCAGTTTTGATGCGCTACACCGGCCGAATCACCCTCTGTATTTCATCGCAGGCCGGTTGTGGCATGAACTGCCCGTTCTGCGCCACCGGTCAGGCTGGTCTGACCCGCAACATGTCGGCTGCCGAAATCGTCGAGCAGGTAGTGCGCGCCAACCAGGCAATCGCTGCCGGTGAGCTTGGTGGCAGCAAGGCCAAGCTGGCCGATGCCCCTTCGCGCGTGACCAACATCGTATTCATGGGTATGGGCGAGCCACTGGCCAACTACTCACGCGTGATGACTGCCGTGCGAACCATGGTTGCCCCGCAGCCCGAGGGCTTGGGCATGTCTGCTCGCGGTGTGACCGTATCAACCGTTGGTCTGGTTCCGGCCATTAAGAAGCTGGCCGAAGAGAACATCCCGGTGACATTTGCCCTGTCACTGCACGCACCTGATGACGAGCTGCGCGATGAGTTGATTCCGGTCAACTCAAAGTGGAAGGTCGATGAGGCTCTCGATGCAGCCCGCGCCTACTTTGATGCCACCGGCCGCCGAGTCTCGATTGAGTACGCGCTGATCAAAGATATGAACGACCACGCCTGGCGTGCCGATCTGTTGGCCGAAAAGCTCAACGCCCGCGGCAAGGGCTGGGTGCACGTAAACCCAATTCCGCTAAACCCAACCCCGGGTTCAATCTGGACTGCCTCGACCCGCGATGTAACCGATGAGTTTGTGCGCCGCCTCGAAAAAGCCGGTGTGCCAACCACCCTGCGCGACACCCGTGGCAAAGAGATCGACGGCGCATGCGGCCAGCTTGCTGCGGCTGACTAA